One genomic segment of Sphingorhabdus sp. M41 includes these proteins:
- a CDS encoding alpha/beta hydrolase, which translates to MEDDIIYLDRPGGASLAYCFTPAKAGVKGTTLVFLPGYMSDMEGSKALALDAWAKQQGRAMLRLDYAGCGASGGDFEDQSLIDWREDVLFLIDKVTSGSITLIGSSMGGWLMLLVALSRPMRVKNLVGIAAAPDFTDWGFTQEQKMTILRDGKLEEASEYSDEPYVTTQTFWQSGDANRLLHKEIAFDGAVRLLHGQRDSDVPWEYSLETAKKIRSDDVQVHLIKDGDHRLSRDQDIALLIDVVSRLG; encoded by the coding sequence ATGGAAGACGACATAATTTACCTCGACCGACCCGGCGGCGCTTCGCTTGCTTATTGCTTCACGCCGGCCAAGGCGGGCGTGAAGGGGACGACGCTGGTGTTCCTGCCCGGCTATATGTCGGACATGGAAGGCAGCAAGGCGCTGGCGCTCGACGCATGGGCAAAGCAACAGGGCAGGGCGATGCTGCGGCTCGACTATGCCGGCTGCGGCGCGAGCGGTGGCGATTTCGAGGATCAGAGTCTGATCGACTGGCGCGAAGATGTGCTGTTCCTGATCGACAAGGTGACATCGGGGTCAATCACCCTGATCGGTTCGTCGATGGGTGGCTGGCTGATGCTGCTGGTCGCATTGTCGCGCCCGATGCGGGTGAAAAATCTGGTCGGCATTGCCGCTGCGCCTGACTTCACCGACTGGGGCTTTACCCAGGAACAGAAAATGACGATCCTGCGCGACGGCAAGCTGGAGGAAGCAAGCGAATATTCCGACGAGCCCTATGTCACCACGCAGACTTTCTGGCAGTCGGGCGATGCCAACCGTTTGCTGCACAAGGAAATTGCCTTTGATGGCGCTGTGCGTTTGTTGCACGGGCAGAGGGACAGTGATGTCCCCTGGGAATATAGTCTGGAGACGGCGAAGAAAATCCGTTCAGATGATGTGCAGGTGCATCTGATAAAGGATGGCGATCACCGCCTGTCCCGGGATCAGGATATCGCCTTGCTGATTGACGTGGTTTCACGACTGGGGTGA
- a CDS encoding helix-turn-helix transcriptional regulator, with protein MKNRLKVLRAERDWSQADLADRLKVSRQSVNAIETGKYDPSLPLAFRIADLFDMAIEEVFLRD; from the coding sequence ATGAAAAACCGGCTCAAAGTACTCCGCGCCGAGCGCGACTGGTCGCAGGCTGATCTCGCCGACCGGCTCAAGGTTTCCCGGCAGAGCGTCAACGCGATCGAAACCGGAAAATATGATCCGTCCCTACCGCTGGCCTTCCGGATCGCGGACCTGTTCGACATGGCAATAGAGGAGGTTTTCCTGCGCGATTGA